The Raphanus sativus cultivar WK10039 chromosome 2, ASM80110v3, whole genome shotgun sequence DNA segment GCAACGGTGCTTCATTATTCAAGACCTGGATCGCTTGTTTTATCGAAGGCCTCGAGTTCCTATCAGGATGAGCACACCACAACCCTACAACCATAAGACACTCCGCTTGCGTCTCATCAAAACCATCACTCCCAAGTTTCTCATCAACAGCTGTGACCACTTCTCCTTTCCCGTAAAGATCCCAAACTCTCTCCACAAGGCTCGTCTCAGGCTCCACTCTTCCTTGTCTCGGATCAACAGACTTTCTCCCTGTAACAATCTCTAACGTGACAACTCCAAAGCTATAAACATCAGACTCTTTACTCGCCCTTCCCGTGCTTATGTACTCAGGAGCCATGTAACCAAACGTCCCCGCTAACCCTGTCGTCTGCGGCCCAACCTCGTGGTCCATCAACCTAGCCAACCCGAAATCACCAAGCTTGGCGTTGAAATTAGAGTCGAGCATCACGTTGCTCGCCTTGATGTCTCTGTGCACAACGCACTGCTCCCACTCCTCGTGGAGATACAGCAGCGCAGAGGCTATACCGAGAGTTATCTTGCACCGCACAGGCCAAGCGAGATGCGGCTGCTTTTTACCAAATAAATGAGCGTCTAAACTACCGTTTGGCATGAACTCGTACACCATAAGAAACTCGTCTCTCTCATGACACCAACCGATGAGTTGCACCAAGTTTCGATGTCTCAAACTGCTGATTACCTTTACTTCCGTTATGAACTCTCTTTTCCCTTGCGTAGACCCGCCCGCGAACTTCTTTATCGCAACCATCATGTCTAAGCCGTTTAAGTATCCTTTATACACCGCTCCGAACCCTCCTTCCCCTAGCTTCCTATCAACTGAGAAGTTGTTAGCAGCTGACGCAAGATCTTTGTAAGCAAACTTTCTCGGTCCTACTCCTCTTTCGAGATCCTCGTTTATCGATGTCAAGTTTTCTTCTGCTTTGTCAATATGATCCTTCCGTAGTTTCAAGAAGACGATAAGCAAGACGATGAAGAACGTTACCAAAACAAATCCAGAA contains these protein-coding regions:
- the LOC108840056 gene encoding L-type lectin-domain containing receptor kinase IX.1 isoform X3 gives rise to the protein MPPNSAGGFLGLFNETDVLSSSYPLVHVEFDTYTNTEWDPLDMASHVGINNNSLVSSSVTSWNASAHSQDIGRVVIIYDSVRRNLSVSWTYDLTYDPKENSSLSYIIDLSKVLPSEVTVGFSATSGSVTEGNRLLTWEYSSDLEIRDIKKSQDDRKGMIIGSSVSGFVLVTFFIVLLIVFLKLRKDHIDKAEENLTSINEDLERGVGPRKFAYKDLASAANNFSVDRKLGEGGFGAVYKGYLNGLDMMVAIKKFAGGSTQGKREFITEVKVISSLRHRNLVQLIGWCHERDEFLMVYEFMPNGSLDAHLFGKKQPHLAWPVRCKITLGIASALLYLHEEWEQCVVHRDIKASNVMLDSNFNAKLGDFGLARLMDHEVGPQTTGLAGTFGYMAPEYISTGRASKESDVYSFGVVTLEIVTGRKSVDPRQGRVEPETSLVERVWDLYGKGEVVTAVDEKLGSDGFDETQAECLMVVGLWCAHPDRNSRPSIKQAIQVLNNEAPLPHLPTKMPVATYHASSSSTATSVSSGGAATATFSSAQLGR
- the LOC108840056 gene encoding L-type lectin-domain containing receptor kinase IX.1 isoform X1, with protein sequence MITSCLSSCKMANSIIFFAFVLVLPFVCSVHFNLTRFAPDTSEVAYQGDAIANGAVELTNIVYTSRSGWATYGKKIPLWDPQTGTPSDFTTRFSFRIDTRGAGYGNYGHGFAFFLAPAGIQMPPNSAGGFLGLFNETDVLSSSYPLVHVEFDTYTNTEWDPLDMASHVGINNNSLVSSSVTSWNASAHSQDIGRVVIIYDSVRRNLSVSWTYDLTYDPKENSSLSYIIDLSKVLPSEVTVGFSATSGSVTEGNRLLTWEYSSDLEIRDIKKSQDDRKGMIIGSSVSGFVLVTFFIVLLIVFLKLRKDHIDKAEENLTSINEDLERGVGPRKFAYKDLASAANNFSVDRKLGEGGFGAVYKGYLNGLDMMVAIKKFAGGSTQGKREFITEVKVISSLRHRNLVQLIGWCHERDEFLMVYEFMPNGSLDAHLFGKKQPHLAWPVRCKITLGIASALLYLHEEWEQCVVHRDIKASNVMLDSNFNAKLGDFGLARLMDHEVGPQTTGLAGTFGYMAPEYISTGRASKESDVYSFGVVTLEIVTGRKSVDPRQGRVEPETSLVERVWDLYGKGEVVTAVDEKLGSDGFDETQAECLMVVGLWCAHPDRNSRPSIKQAIQVLNNEAPLPHLPTKMPVATYHASSSSTATSVSSGGAATATFSSAQLGR
- the LOC108840056 gene encoding L-type lectin-domain containing receptor kinase IX.1 isoform X2, whose product is MIHDTSEVAYQGDAIANGAVELTNIVYTSRSGWATYGKKIPLWDPQTGTPSDFTTRFSFRIDTRGAGYGNYGHGFAFFLAPAGIQMPPNSAGGFLGLFNETDVLSSSYPLVHVEFDTYTNTEWDPLDMASHVGINNNSLVSSSVTSWNASAHSQDIGRVVIIYDSVRRNLSVSWTYDLTYDPKENSSLSYIIDLSKVLPSEVTVGFSATSGSVTEGNRLLTWEYSSDLEIRDIKKSQDDRKGMIIGSSVSGFVLVTFFIVLLIVFLKLRKDHIDKAEENLTSINEDLERGVGPRKFAYKDLASAANNFSVDRKLGEGGFGAVYKGYLNGLDMMVAIKKFAGGSTQGKREFITEVKVISSLRHRNLVQLIGWCHERDEFLMVYEFMPNGSLDAHLFGKKQPHLAWPVRCKITLGIASALLYLHEEWEQCVVHRDIKASNVMLDSNFNAKLGDFGLARLMDHEVGPQTTGLAGTFGYMAPEYISTGRASKESDVYSFGVVTLEIVTGRKSVDPRQGRVEPETSLVERVWDLYGKGEVVTAVDEKLGSDGFDETQAECLMVVGLWCAHPDRNSRPSIKQAIQVLNNEAPLPHLPTKMPVATYHASSSSTATSVSSGGAATATFSSAQLGR